In a single window of the Littorina saxatilis isolate snail1 linkage group LG5, US_GU_Lsax_2.0, whole genome shotgun sequence genome:
- the LOC138966153 gene encoding tyrosine-protein kinase ZAP-70-like isoform X3 produces MTEPQPSQQDVLYASVDNLTGPDQSNVNDNSNDNANISSCNAASPVLPSSLGYFWGRITRREAEMYLQDRGRTEGLFLLRESMSPNEDSAPGNYAISVIHNNEVVHYLIQKLANRRYRIPEGSIAFNGPVELLYYYWFTADGLVTPLTTPCERNENEMPVAFRGVAYDQLEEVLQLEAKKLNIQLDKTLSPTRDALLKRLTPILHVYMPWFHGNITRQVAELRMEKAGLEDGLFLLRSRNEKNTFAITLCCGGTPRHYLITQKKNSLYAVEDGTKFDCLILLVENYHNKSDGLACKLKVACNRPAIYDHEKPTGDTGDEKTRVVHCVPPALPDDATKESDYMDTKGEPGPPDYNDCVFEKTYSDASIDMQEDESECGYCPLWLHKREKLNPSNLAHTVAIELKLRTYFPLYLFVFLLLVVTLVLVAVFA; encoded by the exons ATGACAGAACCTCAGCCTTCACAACAAGACGTACTTTACGCTTCAGTGGACAACCTTACTGGCCCTGACCAAAGCAACGTCAACGACAACAGCAACGACAACGCCAACATCAGCAGCTGCAATGCAGCTTCCCCAGTGTTACCGTCGTCGTTGGGGTATTTTTGGGGCCGCATCACGCGCAGGGAGGCGGAGATGTACTTGCAGGATAGGGGCCGCACTGAGGGCTTGTTTCTGCTGAGAGAGAGTATGAGCCCTAATGAGGACTCGGCGCCGGGCAACTATGCCATCAGCGTCATTCACAATAACGA GGTGGTCCACTACCTGATCCAGAAGCTGGCAAATAGGCGCTACAGAATTCCAGAGGGATCCATTGCATTCAATGGACCTGTGGAGCTCCTATACTACTACTGGTTCACTGCTGACGGCCTGGTGACCCCGCTGACAACGCCCTGCGAGCGCAACGAGAACGAGATGCCTGTGGCCTTCCGTGGGGTGGCGTACGACCAGCTGGAAGAAGTCCTGCAACTGGAGGCAAAGAAGCTG AACATACAGCTGGACAAAACCCTGAGCCCTACGAGAGATGCGTTGCTGAAACGACTGACACCGATTCTACACGTCTACATGCCGTGGTTTCACGGTAACATCACGCGCCAGGTTGCAGAGTTGCGTATGGAGAAAGCTGGGCTTGAAGATGGCTTGTTCCT CCTTCGTTCGCGCAACGAGAAGAACACGTTTGCTATCACCCTGTGCTGTGGGGGCACTCCACGCCATTACTTGATCACACAGAAGAAAAACTCACTCTACGCAGTAGAAGATGGAACCAAGTTTGATTGTCTGATATTG CTGGTGGAGAACTACCACAACAAGTCTGACGGCCTGGCCTGCAAGCTGAAGGTGGCTTGTAACAGACCTGCCATCTACGACCACGAGA AGCCTACGG GTGACACCGGTGATGAAAAGACCCGTGTTGTGCACTGTGTGCCACCTGCCCTTCCTGACGATGCCACCAAGGAGTCAGACTAT ATGGATACCAAAGGAGAGCCTGGACCTCCCGATTATAATGACTGTGTCTTCGAAAAGACTTACTCAG ACGCAAGCATCGACATGCAGGAAGACGAGAGCGAGTGCGGTTACTGCCCGCTGTGGCTACACAAGAGGGAGAAGCTGAACCCCTCCAACCTGGCGCACACTGTCGCCATTGAGCTCAAGCTGCGGACATACTTCCCCCTCTACTTGTTCGTCTTTCTGCTGTTGGTGGTAACCCTGGTACTGGTCGCCGTGTTTGCCTAG
- the LOC138966153 gene encoding tyrosine-protein kinase ZAP-70-like isoform X1, with amino-acid sequence MTEPQPSQQDVLYASVDNLTGPDQSNVNDNSNDNANISSCNAASPVLPSSLGYFWGRITRREAEMYLQDRGRTEGLFLLRESMSPNEDSAPGNYAISVIHNNEVVHYLIQKLANRRYRIPEGSIAFNGPVELLYYYWFTADGLVTPLTTPCERNENEMPVAFRGVAYDQLEEVLQLEAKKLNIQLDKTLSPTRDALLKRLTPILHVYMPWFHGNITRQVAELRMEKAGLEDGLFLLRSRNEKNTFAITLCCGGTPRHYLITQKKNSLYAVEDGTKFDCLILLVENYHNKSDGLACKLKVACNRPAIYDHEKPTGDTGDEKTRVVHCVPPALPDDATKESDYMDTKGEPGPPDYNDCVFEKTYSDASIDMQEDESECGYCPLWLHKREKLNPSNLAHTVAIELKLRTYFPLYLFVFLLLVVTLVLVAVFA; translated from the exons ATGACAGAACCTCAGCCTTCACAACAAGACGTACTTTACGCTTCAGTGGACAACCTTACTGGCCCTGACCAAAGCAACGTCAACGACAACAGCAACGACAACGCCAACATCAGCAGCTGCAATGCAGCTTCCCCAGTGTTACCGTCGTCGTTGGGGTATTTTTGGGGCCGCATCACGCGCAGGGAGGCGGAGATGTACTTGCAGGATAGGGGCCGCACTGAGGGCTTGTTTCTGCTGAGAGAGAGTATGAGCCCTAATGAGGACTCGGCGCCGGGCAACTATGCCATCAGCGTCATTCACAATAACGA GGTGGTCCACTACCTGATCCAGAAGCTGGCAAATAGGCGCTACAGAATTCCAGAGGGATCCATTGCATTCAATGGACCTGTGGAGCTCCTATACTACTACTGGTTCACTGCTGACGGCCTGGTGACCCCGCTGACAACGCCCTGCGAGCGCAACGAGAACGAGATGCCTGTGGCCTTCCGTGGGGTGGCGTACGACCAGCTGGAAGAAGTCCTGCAACTGGAGGCAAAGAAGCTG AACATACAGCTGGACAAAACCCTGAGCCCTACGAGAGATGCGTTGCTGAAACGACTGACACCGATTCTACACGTCTACATGCCGTGGTTTCACGGTAACATCACGCGCCAGGTTGCAGAGTTGCGTATGGAGAAAGCTGGGCTTGAAGATGGCTTGTTCCT CCTTCGTTCGCGCAACGAGAAGAACACGTTTGCTATCACCCTGTGCTGTGGGGGCACTCCACGCCATTACTTGATCACACAGAAGAAAAACTCACTCTACGCAGTAGAAGATGGAACCAAGTTTGATTGTCTGATATTG CTGGTGGAGAACTACCACAACAAGTCTGACGGCCTGGCCTGCAAGCTGAAGGTGGCTTGTAACAGACCTGCCATCTACGACCACGAGA AGCCTACAGGTGACACCGGTGATGAAAAGACCCGTGTTGTGCACTGTGTGCCACCTGCCCTTCCTGACGATGCCACCAAGGAGTCAGACTAT ATGGATACCAAAGGAGAGCCTGGACCTCCCGATTATAATGACTGTGTCTTCGAAAAGACTTACTCAG ACGCAAGCATCGACATGCAGGAAGACGAGAGCGAGTGCGGTTACTGCCCGCTGTGGCTACACAAGAGGGAGAAGCTGAACCCCTCCAACCTGGCGCACACTGTCGCCATTGAGCTCAAGCTGCGGACATACTTCCCCCTCTACTTGTTCGTCTTTCTGCTGTTGGTGGTAACCCTGGTACTGGTCGCCGTGTTTGCCTAG